One part of the Saprospiraceae bacterium genome encodes these proteins:
- a CDS encoding pyridoxal-phosphate dependent enzyme produces MKVYTSDINDLFNTALVEFEKQTGKQLNQMKNSDFFQELASHIQRITHITVKSDTIYKQFYIRLKTWDKTEIGFSVDYLNMLSRYVHECDYNEKYKVVFEDEAEIPEFPWDHPAFPATPVIKIKMEGFNNIWIKDESHNPTGIHKDRVAWEVYLFYTNLIKDLISKDKRVKLPRLSLLSSGNAALSIQNILSQFGLPNLKVLYDPTFIDTKVLEAMVKCGCELTPYNLEERELTSEDILKFTNNEGGKDLTYGEDLDKFSFYDWLSFEVLNLNPQFCFVPYGSGELYKNILEINHREIMSKRSSKRYFGTKEILSRCAFLGARAENKNTKMKMLYAKYNKFSTEDFQYYFDRGTCSKQSRIEFVNEEMNFLNKASKIAKENNIEFEPSGIAGLALFLQLKDQLKIQTNDKVVIINTGKIKLELFK; encoded by the coding sequence ATGAAAGTATATACCTCAGATATCAATGATTTATTTAATACGGCTCTTGTTGAGTTTGAGAAACAAACTGGCAAACAACTAAATCAAATGAAAAATTCTGATTTTTTTCAAGAATTAGCATCTCATATTCAACGAATTACGCATATTACAGTCAAATCCGACACAATTTATAAGCAGTTTTACATAAGGCTTAAAACCTGGGATAAAACAGAAATTGGGTTTTCAGTTGATTATCTAAATATGCTATCCCGGTATGTTCATGAATGTGACTATAATGAAAAATATAAAGTGGTTTTTGAAGATGAAGCCGAAATACCGGAATTCCCTTGGGATCACCCCGCTTTCCCGGCTACACCTGTAATAAAAATTAAAATGGAAGGATTTAATAATATATGGATAAAAGACGAAAGCCACAATCCAACAGGAATTCATAAAGACAGAGTTGCCTGGGAAGTTTATCTTTTTTATACCAATCTAATTAAGGATCTAATCTCAAAAGACAAAAGAGTGAAACTTCCAAGACTTTCTTTATTGTCATCTGGTAATGCAGCATTGAGTATACAGAATATTTTATCCCAATTTGGATTGCCTAATCTTAAAGTCCTCTACGATCCAACTTTTATAGACACAAAGGTTTTGGAAGCAATGGTAAAATGTGGATGTGAATTAACTCCATATAATTTGGAAGAAAGAGAGTTAACATCTGAAGATATTTTAAAATTTACAAATAATGAAGGTGGAAAAGATCTTACGTATGGTGAGGACTTAGATAAATTTAGTTTTTATGATTGGTTAAGTTTTGAAGTGTTAAACTTGAATCCACAATTTTGTTTTGTACCTTATGGGAGTGGCGAATTATATAAAAATATCTTAGAAATTAATCATAGAGAAATAATGTCAAAAAGAAGTTCAAAAAGATACTTTGGGACCAAAGAGATTTTAAGTAGATGCGCCTTTCTAGGAGCAAGAGCCGAAAACAAAAACACAAAAATGAAAATGCTATATGCAAAATATAATAAGTTTTCCACCGAAGATTTTCAATATTATTTTGATAGAGGAACTTGCTCTAAGCAATCCAGAATTGAATTTGTAAATGAAGAAATGAATTTTTTAAATAAGGCATCAAAAATTGCAAAAGAAAATAATATTGAATTTGAGCCAAGTGGTATTGCGGGTTTAGCATTATTTCTACAACTTAAAGATCAACTCAAAATTCAAACCAACGACAAAGTTGTTATAATTAACACTGGGAAGATCAAATTAGAATTATTTAAATGA
- a CDS encoding four helix bundle protein, with protein MFDFEKLEIYQFVKQTNLEVLKYIFSGKIKDPYLTEQFKRATLSVQFNLAEGTGRFSSQEKKHYFTVSRSAAFECVAILDVLKGLDILDQKLYDTYYANYEQISKMLLGLYRNVKEDS; from the coding sequence ATGTTTGATTTTGAGAAATTAGAGATCTATCAATTCGTAAAGCAGACAAATCTGGAAGTATTAAAGTATATTTTCAGTGGTAAAATAAAAGATCCTTATTTGACAGAACAGTTTAAAAGAGCTACATTGAGTGTTCAATTCAATCTTGCAGAAGGAACAGGTCGGTTTAGCAGTCAAGAAAAAAAGCATTATTTTACGGTATCCCGTTCAGCTGCTTTTGAGTGTGTTGCGATTTTGGATGTATTAAAAGGTTTGGATATTTTGGATCAAAAATTGTATGATACGTATTATGCAAATTATGAACAAATATCTAAGATGTTACTAGGATTGTATAGAAACGTAAAAGAGGATTCATAG
- the dnaA gene encoding chromosomal replication initiator protein DnaA, translating to MNDPIIVWNNILSLIKGSVPKENFRKWFEPIVPIKLVDQALTIQVPNKFFYDWIESNFLALLRSCVRKELGDKGKLEYQILMEDYQKPGFKAKSSKSHSNDFNNPEAITNPFVIPGIRKIKIESNLSPNYLFDNFIEGNCNRVARQAGMHIAQKPGNMFNPLVIYGNAALGKSHLMQAIGNGIQKNHPEKNIVYTNAEKFTSQFITAVKNNSVSEFSNFYQSMDVLLLDDIQFFAGKSGTQEIFFHLFNQLHQTGKQIVLASDKAPKDLADIEERLISRFKWGLTADLTMPDFETRMAILLSKMELGHIQLPDNVMEFICQNIKSNIRELEGVLIRIIAETSLNFRKIDVELAKEVVQNYVNQVNQELTVESIVKIVCDQYKLPLERLIGKSRQRQIVIARQTAMYFIKQYTQRSLKQIGEFFGGKDHATVLYSCNMAKYLIDSDPAFRERAENIEKKIQKSQRIK from the coding sequence ATCAATGATCCCATTATTGTTTGGAATAATATTCTAAGCCTTATTAAAGGATCTGTACCTAAGGAAAACTTTAGGAAGTGGTTTGAACCGATTGTTCCAATTAAATTGGTGGATCAGGCATTGACTATCCAGGTTCCAAATAAGTTTTTTTATGATTGGATTGAATCTAATTTTCTGGCATTGCTTAGAAGTTGTGTTAGAAAAGAGTTAGGCGACAAAGGCAAATTGGAGTATCAAATTTTAATGGAAGACTATCAAAAGCCTGGTTTTAAGGCAAAATCTTCCAAATCACATTCAAATGACTTCAATAATCCAGAGGCAATAACCAATCCATTTGTAATTCCTGGAATCCGGAAAATCAAAATAGAAAGTAATTTGTCACCAAATTACTTATTTGATAACTTTATTGAAGGAAATTGTAACCGGGTAGCCAGGCAGGCTGGAATGCATATTGCTCAAAAACCAGGCAATATGTTTAATCCTTTAGTAATATATGGGAATGCAGCCTTGGGTAAATCTCATTTGATGCAAGCTATTGGAAACGGAATCCAAAAGAACCATCCTGAAAAGAATATTGTATATACAAATGCAGAGAAGTTTACAAGCCAATTTATTACTGCGGTTAAGAACAACTCCGTAAGTGAGTTTTCAAACTTCTATCAGAGCATGGATGTTTTATTATTAGATGATATTCAATTCTTTGCAGGTAAATCGGGCACCCAAGAAATATTTTTCCATTTATTTAATCAATTACATCAAACAGGAAAGCAGATTGTTTTAGCTTCTGACAAGGCGCCAAAAGATTTGGCAGATATTGAAGAGCGGTTAATAAGTAGGTTTAAATGGGGTTTGACTGCAGATCTTACAATGCCGGATTTTGAAACCCGAATGGCTATTTTATTGTCTAAAATGGAGCTTGGTCATATTCAATTACCCGACAATGTTATGGAGTTTATTTGTCAGAATATAAAATCTAATATCCGGGAATTGGAGGGAGTTTTAATTCGAATTATAGCTGAAACTTCTCTTAATTTCCGCAAAATAGATGTTGAATTAGCCAAAGAAGTAGTTCAAAACTATGTCAACCAGGTAAATCAGGAATTAACAGTAGAGTCGATAGTAAAAATCGTTTGTGATCAATACAAATTGCCTTTAGAACGATTAATTGGCAAAAGCCGACAAAGACAAATTGTGATTGCCAGGCAAACTGCTATGTATTTTATCAAGCAATATACACAAAGGTCTTTAAAGCAGATTGGAGAATTTTTTGGTGGAAAGGATCATGCTACGGTATTATATTCCTGTAATATGGCGAAATATTTGATAGATTCAGACCCTGCTTTTAGAGAAAGAGCTGAAAATATTGAAAAGAAAATTCAGAAAAGCCAACGAATTAAATAG
- a CDS encoding histidine phosphatase family protein yields MNPKLIYILRHGETNQNRHGIVQGRGINSSLNEIGIAQANAFYNYYKEIPFDVFFCSSQNRSYETIQNFENHVIPIVKDHRLDEIGWGEHEGKAGDPELMLKYTRIINSWSDGNYHDAAEGGESAHVLSERLNSFIEDLEKMDFNKALICTHGRTMRAMICLLQKIPLSYMEEVKHQNTGLYISCFQQNQWKILQENDSSHLPNSFVF; encoded by the coding sequence ATGAATCCAAAATTAATTTACATATTGAGGCATGGGGAAACAAACCAAAATCGGCATGGAATTGTACAAGGGAGAGGCATAAATTCAAGTTTAAATGAAATTGGAATTGCACAGGCAAATGCATTTTACAATTATTATAAAGAGATTCCATTTGATGTATTTTTTTGCTCAAGTCAGAATCGCAGTTACGAGACCATTCAAAATTTTGAGAACCATGTTATCCCAATCGTTAAAGATCATAGATTAGATGAAATTGGATGGGGTGAACACGAAGGGAAAGCAGGAGATCCCGAGCTTATGTTGAAATATACCCGGATTATAAATTCCTGGTCTGATGGAAATTACCATGATGCTGCTGAAGGTGGCGAAAGTGCGCATGTTTTAAGTGAACGATTGAATTCTTTTATTGAGGATTTGGAGAAAATGGATTTTAATAAAGCATTGATATGTACTCATGGTCGCACGATGCGTGCAATGATTTGTTTGTTGCAAAAAATTCCTTTAAGTTATATGGAAGAAGTTAAACACCAAAATACAGGATTGTATATTAGTTGTTTTCAACAAAATCAATGGAAAATTTTGCAAGAAAATGATAGTAGTCATCTTCCAAATTCTTTTGTATTTTGA
- the mqnE gene encoding aminofutalosine synthase MqnE, producing MILNHMMPDLQSTHAQLNSIRNKVYSGHRISFEDGLYLFKNADLSWLGSVANYIREQKHGDKTYFNKNFHIEPTNVCLYTCSFCSYSRLIKKRAEGWEYSLEQMMDIVKSFDEKPVTEVHIVGGVMPKYDLEFYCKLFEEIKKHRPGLHIKALTPVEYHYIFKKAKVSYEEGMKQILDAGVDSLPGGGAEIFDEKLRDKIAGGKCSSEEWLRIHEIWHNLGMKSNATMLYGHLETYEMRVDHLERLRLLQDKTNGFQTFIPLKFRNQNNELSYLEEVSIIEDLRNYAISRIYLDNFDHIKAYWPMLGRDHAQLSLSFGVNDMDGTIDDTTKIYSMAGSEEQSPSMTTGQLVSLIQQVGRTAIERDSLYHPIKVFEKGELAEDTKRSYYQLPVN from the coding sequence ATGATTTTAAATCACATGATGCCAGATTTGCAATCCACGCATGCGCAGTTAAACAGCATTCGCAATAAGGTATACTCAGGACATCGGATTAGTTTTGAAGACGGACTTTATTTGTTCAAAAATGCAGATTTATCGTGGCTCGGTAGTGTCGCAAATTATATTCGGGAACAGAAGCATGGAGATAAAACTTATTTTAATAAGAATTTTCATATTGAGCCAACAAATGTTTGTCTGTATACTTGTTCATTTTGTTCGTATTCAAGATTAATTAAAAAGCGAGCAGAAGGTTGGGAGTATTCATTGGAACAAATGATGGATATTGTCAAATCATTTGACGAGAAACCGGTTACTGAAGTTCACATTGTAGGTGGTGTCATGCCAAAATATGATTTAGAATTTTATTGCAAACTTTTTGAAGAAATTAAAAAACATAGACCGGGATTACATATTAAAGCATTGACACCCGTTGAGTATCATTATATTTTTAAAAAGGCTAAGGTTTCATATGAAGAAGGGATGAAACAAATTTTAGATGCAGGTGTCGATTCATTACCAGGAGGAGGTGCAGAGATTTTTGATGAAAAGCTGCGTGACAAAATTGCAGGAGGCAAATGTTCATCTGAAGAATGGTTGAGAATCCATGAGATTTGGCATAATTTGGGAATGAAGTCAAATGCTACGATGTTGTATGGTCATTTGGAAACTTATGAAATGCGTGTGGATCATCTGGAACGTTTACGCTTATTGCAAGATAAAACAAACGGGTTTCAAACGTTTATACCCTTAAAATTCCGGAATCAAAATAATGAGTTGTCTTATTTGGAAGAAGTATCCATCATAGAGGATTTACGGAATTATGCAATATCCAGAATTTATTTAGATAATTTTGATCATATTAAAGCGTATTGGCCTATGCTGGGCAGAGACCATGCTCAATTGTCATTGTCATTTGGGGTTAATGATATGGATGGTACCATCGATGATACCACAAAAATATACTCTATGGCTGGTTCTGAAGAACAAAGTCCAAGTATGACTACCGGACAATTAGTTTCACTAATTCAGCAAGTTGGAAGAACTGCAATTGAAAGAGATTCTTTGTATCATCCGATAAAAGTATTTGAAAAAGGTGAATTAGCAGAAGATACTAAGCGATCTTATTATCAGTTGCCAGTTAATTAA
- a CDS encoding glycosyltransferase has translation MLSILIPVFNYDMNTLVLQLIQQCELNKIVFEIICLDDASSAVFQTINSKLPTHKNLTKVQLSNNIGRSSARNKLTSLAKFDNLLFLDCDVQLMDEAFIKNYIDTIQNEKHPVIYGSCLYPSDVPKDTRLLLHWKYGLKKENPSLKYRLKNPYLCFHTVNFIVNKSIALKFPFDENIKLYGHEDSLWAMQLKQHQIEILHIDNPVLHLGLHPVKFFLRNTSKAIKNIIQINSKQQIIPTKLIVLYHFIKSCGLHSLYFLIYRYFERKIVRNLMGNNPSLRFYSFYKLGLFIRFKIKL, from the coding sequence ATGCTCTCCATTTTAATACCAGTCTTTAATTATGATATGAATACGCTGGTATTGCAATTAATTCAACAATGTGAACTAAATAAAATAGTTTTTGAGATCATTTGCCTTGATGATGCATCTTCCGCTGTTTTTCAAACCATTAATTCGAAACTTCCTACACACAAAAATTTAACGAAGGTTCAATTATCCAATAACATCGGTAGATCTTCCGCAAGAAACAAACTTACAAGTTTAGCAAAATTTGATAATCTTCTATTTTTGGATTGTGATGTTCAATTAATGGATGAAGCATTTATTAAAAATTATATTGATACTATCCAAAATGAAAAACATCCGGTAATTTATGGTTCTTGCCTATATCCATCGGATGTTCCAAAAGACACACGCTTACTTTTGCATTGGAAATATGGCTTAAAAAAAGAAAATCCATCACTAAAATACAGGCTCAAAAATCCTTATTTGTGTTTTCATACTGTAAATTTTATAGTAAATAAATCGATTGCTTTAAAATTTCCATTTGATGAAAATATAAAATTATATGGACATGAAGACAGTCTTTGGGCGATGCAATTAAAACAACATCAAATTGAGATCTTACATATCGATAATCCAGTTCTACATTTGGGTTTACACCCTGTGAAATTTTTCTTACGGAATACGTCGAAAGCAATAAAAAATATCATACAAATAAATTCAAAACAACAAATTATACCAACTAAATTAATAGTTCTCTACCATTTCATTAAATCCTGCGGACTGCACTCCTTATACTTTCTAATATATCGATATTTTGAACGAAAAATTGTTCGAAATTTGATGGGCAATAATCCGTCACTCCGATTCTATTCATTCTATAAATTAGGACTTTTTATCCGGTTTAAAATAAAGCTTTGA
- a CDS encoding TonB-dependent receptor — protein sequence MKKRNILAFAIIYYVLLFNYSAQIFSQSTLIGRLKDSKTGDPLIGATILIKGTAQGVVTDFDGEFLLKFQGDFPVTIECRYSGYATKEMQFTDAKKIDIQLDEESVLIDVVEISGQRISEKQKSSPLTVESMDLIAIKETPAANFYDGLGCLKDVDITAASLGFKVINTRGFNSTSPVRSLQIIDGVDNQAPGLNFSLGNFLGCSELDVLKVDLIVGASSAFYGPNAFNGVIKMETKSPFYHKGLSVMLKRGERNLIEGGLRYADVFKNKSGNDFIGFKLNFSFLKAYDWVANNYNPIDGIKQDSIFSLNNIPNPGRWDAVNIYGDEYYSLNDLTSNQTLNGTESNYWTNPGLRIFYRTGYKEEDLVDYNTKNYKGNVALHFRLKPKNKFDSPELILASSFGSGTTVYQGDNRFSLKNILFYQNRIELRKENKYFLRAYSTNEDAGDSYDPYFTAIKIIDQTKNNEIWAFNYRQWWQLNNNSSTKMWNLGYPKLIYDPIKGFATFDYDAARKWLVQYSDTLRSWHRLAEDYANKKSPNPSDITTDFLQPGSPEFNALFNKIISSKSNATEQGTLFYDQSALYHTQGEYQFNPGWVEDWVIGGNTRWYRPYSDGTIFSDSNNIRIQNFEYGLYTGATKKLFDNKLNINFAFRLDKNDNFDFIYTPAASLVYNPKKNTYLRASFSSALRNPTLTDQYLHLNVGRAILSGNLQGADSLITIESFISYLGNKSRPIEYFDIDPIQPEKVKTFELGARTTLFNCIFFDAGYYFSTYSNFIGYNIGIKSEFEAVTGFPKNTQVYRYSANSTNNVQTQGFSFGINYYFSKYFALSGNYSLNKLTKTNEKDPIIPAFNTPENKYNLGFSGRDMDIQIFGGKLKNIGFNINYKWVEDFVFEGSPQFTGHLPAYNLLDAQINWKSQKWNTTFKMGASNLFNNLHYETYGGPLLGRLSYFAILYEWKKK from the coding sequence ATGAAAAAAAGAAACATATTAGCGTTCGCTATAATTTATTATGTGCTCTTATTCAATTACTCCGCTCAAATATTTTCACAATCGACCCTAATTGGCAGGTTAAAAGACTCGAAAACTGGAGACCCCCTCATCGGTGCAACCATTTTAATAAAAGGAACAGCCCAAGGAGTGGTCACCGATTTTGATGGTGAATTTTTGTTAAAGTTTCAAGGCGATTTCCCAGTTACGATTGAATGTCGTTATAGTGGATATGCTACCAAAGAAATGCAATTTACAGATGCTAAAAAAATAGATATTCAATTAGATGAAGAATCTGTTTTAATTGATGTTGTTGAAATTAGCGGACAGCGTATTAGCGAAAAACAAAAATCATCCCCTTTGACTGTTGAATCGATGGATTTAATAGCCATTAAAGAAACCCCAGCTGCAAATTTTTATGACGGTTTAGGATGTTTAAAAGATGTGGATATTACAGCAGCCAGTCTTGGATTCAAGGTTATCAATACGCGTGGTTTTAATAGCACCAGTCCGGTTCGGTCGCTTCAAATTATTGATGGTGTAGACAATCAAGCACCAGGATTAAATTTTTCATTAGGAAATTTTCTGGGTTGCTCTGAATTAGATGTTTTAAAAGTTGACCTTATTGTTGGCGCAAGTTCTGCTTTTTATGGACCGAATGCTTTCAATGGCGTTATTAAAATGGAAACCAAAAGTCCGTTTTATCACAAAGGACTCTCGGTAATGTTAAAAAGAGGTGAACGTAATTTAATTGAAGGTGGATTACGATATGCCGATGTGTTTAAAAACAAATCTGGAAATGATTTTATAGGTTTTAAATTAAATTTTTCTTTTTTAAAAGCATATGACTGGGTTGCAAATAATTATAACCCAATAGATGGAATTAAACAAGATTCTATATTTTCATTAAATAACATCCCAAATCCAGGTCGGTGGGATGCTGTAAATATTTATGGTGATGAATATTATTCCTTAAATGACTTGACCAGTAATCAAACTTTAAATGGTACAGAATCTAATTACTGGACAAATCCGGGCCTTCGTATCTTTTACCGTACAGGTTATAAAGAAGAAGATCTTGTAGATTATAATACTAAAAATTATAAAGGTAATGTCGCCTTACATTTTCGATTAAAACCAAAAAATAAATTTGATTCTCCAGAACTTATCCTTGCAAGTAGTTTTGGATCCGGAACAACTGTTTATCAGGGTGACAATCGTTTTTCTTTAAAAAATATTTTATTTTATCAAAATCGGATTGAATTGCGCAAAGAAAACAAATACTTCTTGCGTGCATATTCTACCAACGAAGATGCGGGTGATTCCTATGATCCATATTTTACTGCGATAAAAATAATTGACCAGACAAAGAATAATGAAATTTGGGCATTCAATTACAGACAATGGTGGCAATTAAATAATAATTCAAGTACCAAAATGTGGAATCTTGGATATCCTAAATTAATCTATGACCCGATAAAAGGATTTGCCACATTTGATTATGATGCTGCTCGAAAATGGTTAGTACAATATTCCGATACCTTAAGATCCTGGCATCGATTAGCAGAAGACTATGCTAACAAAAAAAGTCCGAATCCATCCGACATAACAACAGATTTCTTACAACCAGGCTCGCCAGAATTCAATGCATTATTCAATAAAATTATAAGCTCGAAATCAAATGCAACGGAACAAGGCACCTTGTTTTATGATCAATCGGCATTATACCATACGCAGGGTGAGTATCAATTCAATCCAGGTTGGGTTGAAGATTGGGTAATCGGTGGAAATACCAGATGGTACAGACCATATTCTGATGGAACTATTTTTTCTGATTCCAATAATATTCGCATCCAAAATTTTGAATACGGTTTGTATACAGGAGCCACTAAAAAATTATTTGACAATAAACTGAATATAAATTTCGCATTTCGATTAGATAAAAATGACAACTTTGATTTTATTTATACACCTGCTGCTTCTTTAGTTTACAACCCAAAAAAGAATACTTACCTAAGGGCATCTTTTTCTTCTGCACTGAGAAACCCAACATTGACAGATCAATATTTACATTTAAATGTAGGTCGGGCAATCCTTTCCGGGAATCTTCAGGGAGCAGATAGTTTAATAACCATAGAATCTTTTATCTCCTATTTAGGTAATAAAAGCAGGCCTATTGAATACTTTGATATTGATCCAATACAACCAGAAAAAGTTAAAACTTTTGAATTGGGTGCACGCACTACGCTCTTTAATTGTATCTTTTTTGATGCAGGATATTATTTTAGCACCTACAGTAATTTCATTGGATATAATATCGGTATAAAATCTGAATTTGAAGCTGTCACAGGATTTCCAAAAAACACACAGGTTTATAGATATTCTGCAAATTCAACAAACAATGTTCAGACACAAGGATTTTCGTTTGGTATTAATTATTATTTTTCAAAATACTTTGCTTTAAGCGGTAATTACTCATTAAATAAATTGACTAAAACGAATGAAAAAGATCCTATCATTCCGGCATTCAATACGCCTGAAAATAAATACAATTTAGGATTTTCAGGAAGAGATATGGATATCCAAATATTTGGCGGCAAACTTAAAAATATTGGTTTTAATATTAACTATAAATGGGTGGAGGATTTTGTTTTTGAAGGATCCCCTCAATTCACTGGACATTTGCCAGCTTACAATTTATTAGACGCTCAAATCAACTGGAAAAGTCAAAAGTGGAATACCACATTTAAAATGGGTGCTTCTAATTTGTTTAATAATTTACATTATGAAACATATGGAGGTCCATTATTAGGAAGGTTATCATACTTTGCCATTTTATACGAATGGAAGAAAAAATAA
- a CDS encoding T9SS type A sorting domain-containing protein, protein MKKNVLIFLIALTFLIKLSAQERYLDPVFNSVKIDTTITYGVNATILYVNIPQIKQAVAEKLLMDIYSPEGDSKAERPLILYYHTGNFLPYPQNGGTSGTRRDSTCVEICTRLAKMGYVVASVDYRLGWDPVNTSKDIRVFSLINAAYRGVQDASTCIRFFKKDVTENGNRFGIDTARISVWGQGTGGYVAANLGALDSYSKIPTASDGKFLISTPVGILPMVIEGINGNLNATSAGIVPPGFGALLGVPDGDTLCYPNHIGYSSSFQLGVNMGGAVGDSAWIDPGQPPVISMQSITDPFAPYKEGLVVVPVTPPLEVVKVQGSYIIQLLNTAYGNNNSFNAASKFFNDPYTLAANALNDGLDGLYPLVRESAFDSSPWDFWSSSNINNARGLQTNPDMSREKASRFIDTLLNYAAPRACLALGLNCDLSRFTGTTTLDPSSVGLEVAPNPAEEQFNVNTHIDFQMRSAYLMDINGRVVKTFSKINSNHLTIHRNELNSGIYLLKLSFDKGESFSKIVLK, encoded by the coding sequence ATGAAAAAAAATGTACTCATTTTCTTAATTGCTTTAACGTTTCTGATAAAACTTTCTGCACAGGAGCGATATCTGGATCCAGTATTTAATTCTGTAAAGATCGACACTACAATTACATATGGAGTTAATGCGACGATTCTTTATGTCAATATACCTCAGATCAAACAGGCGGTAGCCGAAAAACTTTTAATGGATATTTATAGTCCAGAAGGAGATTCAAAAGCAGAAAGACCTTTAATCTTGTATTATCATACAGGTAATTTTTTACCATATCCACAAAATGGTGGAACCAGTGGCACAAGACGTGATTCTACCTGTGTTGAAATTTGCACCAGACTTGCAAAAATGGGTTATGTTGTTGCTTCTGTTGATTACAGATTAGGTTGGGATCCAGTAAATACGAGTAAAGATATCCGTGTATTTTCATTGATTAATGCTGCATACCGTGGTGTGCAGGATGCTAGCACTTGTATTCGTTTTTTCAAAAAAGACGTTACTGAAAACGGCAATCGATTTGGAATTGATACTGCAAGAATATCAGTTTGGGGACAAGGAACCGGTGGTTATGTTGCTGCAAACTTAGGTGCATTGGATAGTTATTCAAAAATACCTACCGCATCTGATGGAAAATTTTTAATTTCTACTCCGGTCGGAATCTTACCAATGGTTATTGAAGGGATCAATGGAAATTTAAATGCAACTTCAGCAGGTATTGTTCCTCCAGGATTTGGTGCCTTATTAGGGGTTCCAGATGGAGACACGTTATGTTATCCAAATCATATCGGATATTCATCATCTTTTCAATTGGGTGTTAATATGGGAGGTGCTGTAGGTGATTCTGCCTGGATAGACCCAGGACAACCGCCAGTAATCTCTATGCAAAGTATCACAGACCCATTTGCACCTTATAAAGAAGGATTAGTAGTTGTTCCTGTAACACCACCACTTGAAGTTGTAAAAGTTCAAGGTAGTTATATTATACAATTATTGAACACTGCTTATGGAAATAATAATTCATTTAATGCAGCATCAAAATTCTTTAATGATCCCTATACCTTAGCTGCAAATGCATTAAATGATGGTCTTGATGGGCTGTATCCATTGGTTAGAGAAAGCGCATTTGATTCCTCACCTTGGGATTTCTGGTCTTCAAGTAATATTAATAATGCAAGAGGATTACAAACAAATCCTGATATGTCTAGAGAAAAGGCCAGTAGATTTATTGATACCTTATTAAATTACGCTGCCCCAAGAGCATGCCTTGCATTGGGTTTAAATTGCGATTTAAGCAGATTCACGGGTACCACTACTTTGGATCCTTCAAGTGTAGGTTTAGAAGTAGCTCCAAATCCTGCAGAAGAACAATTTAACGTGAATACGCATATTGATTTTCAAATGAGATCTGCTTATTTGATGGATATCAATGGAAGAGTCGTTAAGACTTTTTCAAAAATTAATTCTAATCATTTAACCATTCATCGAAATGAATTAAATAGTGGAATTTATCTTTTAAAATTAAGCTTTGATAAAGGAGAATCATTTTCAAAAATTGTTCTCAAATAA